DNA sequence from the Paenibacillus physcomitrellae genome:
AGCCGGATCTTGTGCTCCTTGACATTAATATGCCCCGGATGAACGGACTGGATTTTGCCGCGAAAATCAAAGAATGGAAACCCGGGGTCAAGATCGCGATCATTACCGGCTACGATTATTATGATTATGCGGTAGCCGCGCTGAAATTGGGCGTCGATGATTACGTGCTTAAGCCGGTTTCGCGTGGCGATGTTTTTGAAGTATTAGGTAAATTGGTGCAGAAATTCAAGGATGAAGTCCAGCAGGCAGAAGTTCTGGCTCTTCTGAAGGAACTCCAATCTAACGGCGGCCAGCAGGAAGAAGCAGAACCGGCCGGCGAGAAGAAGCTGATAGCACAAGCAATAGGGGAGCATTTAGCCAACCCGGAGTTTTCATTAACGATGCTCTCGGAACAGATCGGGTACAGCCCGGGGTATATGAGCACGCTGTTTAAAAGACTTTATAATGTATCTTTTCAGGATTATATTGCCCATGAGAGGCTGGAGCGCGCCAAGCTCCAGCTTCTGACATCAAACAAAAAAATTTACGAAATCTCCGAAGAGGTTGGCTTTGACAATCCCAACTATTTCAGCTCCTCGTTTAAGAAGAAGTTTGGCATGTCGCCGCTTCAATATCGCGAAAGGATTAAAGAAGGATGAAGCTCTTTGTGCGCTCGCTTCAATTTCGTATCTCCTGGATTTATATCCTGATCAGCATTCTCGGCATAGGGGTTACCGGGGCAGTGCTGTATGCGGGCATTTCTCGCGTTGTGCTGCAGGAATCGGTAGATTCCAGCCAAATGGCCATTTCTAAAGGCGGGACCTATATCGTCATGTATCTCGACCGCCTGGAAGTGCTTGCCAAGACGCTGGCTGATAGCCCGCAGACCAAACGGACACTGGCTTCCAAGGACAAAACCGGGGAGCATGATGTGCTGACTTCCATTGAAAATGTAAGGGAAACCGATCCTTTTATCAAATCGGTTATTGTCATCGGCAAAGATGGTTATGTGCTTTCTAACGAAAAAAGTTTGAATATGACGCGATCTTCCAATATGATGAAAGAACCATGGTATGCAGCAGCCGTTCAAAGCAGGGTGCCTGCTTTGACTTCCGCACGGATGCAGAATTTTTCGATGAACAAAACGGATTGGGTGATCTCTATGAGCCAGGAAATCCGTGACGACTCAGGCCGAAACCTGGGCGTTGTTCTATTGGATGTTGAATATAAAGGGTTTGAGGATTATCTGAACAAGCTGAATCTTGGAAGCGAAGGTTATGTCTATATTCTCAACGATCAAAATGAAGTTGTTTATAACAAGGATGTTTCCTACTATACAGACCCCGCCAAGAGGCAGCAGTTAATTGCCTTGAAGGAGGGGCCGCAGGGCTACGATAAAGAACAAAACAGGCTGGTTTATCAAACCAGACTGGAAGGAACAGACTGGACTTTGGTAGGCGTGAGCTCCTTGGACGGACTTCGGCAAGTCCGAATCCAGCTGCAGCGGACTTTTCTAACGGTAGCTGCTGCTTTGCTGGTCTTAATTCTCCTTACGTCCCCATGGATTGCCAAGGGAATTACTCGTCCTGTCCGGAGGCTGGAGTCTGCCATGCAGCAGGTGCAGGGCGGCCTTTTGACGATCAGTGTCCCTGAAACGGGGGTCACGGAAGTGCAGGGGCTGGCCCGCCATTTTAATGTGATGGTTCAGGAAATCAGGCAGCTGCTCAAAGATAAGGAAGCCAAAGAGCAGGCTTTGCGGCTGCATGAGCTGAGCGTCCTGCACAGTCAAATCAATCCGCATTTTCTTTATAATACGCTGGACACGATCGTTTGGATGGCTGAATTTCAGGACACGGACAGGGTCATCGCTACAACTAAAGCCTTGGCGGAATTTTTTCAATTGTCCTTGAGCGGGGGCAGTGAATTTACCACCATTGAGAAAGAGTTGGCCCATGTATCGCAGTACCTGTTCATTCAGAAGGAACGATACGGAGACAAGCTTTCGTATGATATCAGCAGTGATTCGTCGGTGAAAGAAATCACAATCCCTAAAATTATTCTTCAGCCTTTAGCAGAAAATGCGTTATATCATGGGATCAGGGAAATGAGCGGCCCTGGTAAGATAGAAATCCGGTGCGGAAAGACGGAAGATGGCAGAATCGAGTTCATCGTCAAAGACGACGGGGCAGGATTCGATCCAGCCCGGCTTGGACAGATTTCAGGTAGTTCCAGGCTGGGCGGCGTGGGCATCCGAAATGTAGATGAACGCTTGAAGCTTTATTATGGTCCCCATTATGGTATTGAATTGCATTCCTCTTCGGGGAAGGGGACAGAAGTCATCATTAGTATTCCAGATCCGCAAAATACGAAAGGAGAACAAGAGAAATGAGCGTGAAATCGATTTCCACAACTTTAGAAAGTCCTTCTGCTTCAAGCCGTGTCAAGCTTCCTTTCTGGAGTCTTCCTCGTAAAATACTATTGATTCTTTTAATCATGTTTATTGTAATGGTCACTGTCTTGAGCACAGCGGTCCACCGGCAGGACCGGTCGCTGATTATGGATGAAAGTCTGGAACGAGCTGAAACGGTTATCCGTACTCTGGATGCGTTAATCAGTGACAGCAGCCAGTCTGCTATGCTTCAGCCTTACATTCTGGAACAGCTTAGAATGCAGCCTGACATTGAATCCATGTTAATTTATGAAGCTTCGGAAGACGGTAAAGTTATTGCTGCCAAAGAGCAATCCATGCTGGGCACCCCAATCCCGCCGGAGGTTCTGAATGCGGCGAAAGCAGATGAGCAGATTCAAAACTTTAAATCAAAAGAATTGGAACTAATTGCCCCGATACATATTGGCGAAACGTCGGCGTATGTCATCCAGGTTCTCTTTTCTTTAGAAAAAGAGTTTAAATCCGCTAATGACCTATTAGCGGACACCATTTTAATAGGTGTAGTCGTTCTCGTTATTTTCGGCATCCTTCTCTTTTTCCTTGTTAAGTGGCTTGTATCCAAACCGATTCGACAGGTTATGGGCGTGGCCCATGAAATTTCTGAAGGAAATCTGCTGGCTGACATACCGGCAAACCACAGGAAAGACGAAATCGGCATGCTGTTCCAATCCTTTACGAAGATGACAGACAGTCTCCGCTATTTGATCGGTAACGTCCGATTCGGAACTGCTCAGGTCAGCCTGGCGGTGAATCGCCTGGTCGAGAGTGCAGAAACAACCGAAACGGCTGCGCTTGAAATCTCTACGAATGTCAAGGAGCTTTCTGCAGGCAGCGATATGCAGCTTGGTCTAGCTCAGGATAATGCTGAAGCTATGGAAGAAATGGCATCCGGCGTCCTGCGGATCGCCGACTCCTCGCTTCGTGTGGCTGACACCAGCCAAGAGACGAGCCAGCTGGCCAATAAAGGGGACGAGTCGCTGCAGCAAAATGTGGAGCAGATGAAGCGGATTGAACAAACCGTTCAAATGCTGAACAACGCCCTTCACTCCCTGACAGGCAAAACGGAAAAAATCGAAGAAATGGTGAAATTGATTAACGAAATTTCGGCGCAAACCAATTTGCTGGCGTTAAATGCGGCCATTGAAGCTGCCAGAGCAGGTGATGCTGGCCGGGGATTCGGGGTCGTAGCCGATGAAATTCGCAAGCTGGCTGAACAAACCGAAAATTCCACGCATGAGATTTCCGAGCTTGTTCAATCCATCCGTGACGATTCCGTATCTTCTCTGACCTCGATGGAAGCTGTAAACAGCGAGGTAGTGGACGGAATCCGGCAGACGGAAGAAGCCGGTGTTATTTTCAAACATATTTTAGGGAAAATTGAAGAGGTCACCGCACATATTCAGGAGGTTTCTTCAGCGTCCCAGCAGATTTCTGCGGGAACCGAAGAGACGGCTGCTGCGATCTCCGAAACCTCCAGAATTGCCCGCGCAGCTTCCGAGAAAGCTCATGTTTCCTCGGACAATGTAACAGAGCAGCTGAATCAAATCAATGAAATCAAGAAATTGTCCGATCAAGTTAAACTGCTTATGAGTAATCTGCGCGAAACAGAGTCTGCATTTAAAATTTAATCTAAAATTAAAATTTGCAGCGGCTCAGGCGGCCTGCGGAAACCCGAAATGTTCGGGGATTCCGCAGGTCTTTTTTTATATCGTTATTAGGTTTCCGAGATCTGGTTAAAAATAAAGAAGGATGAGAATCTTAACTCATTAGGTTGAATCCAAATGCATTTGGCGTTTCGCGGCTGGAAGGAGGCGGAAGACTTGAAGGAGCGTTGGTGGAAGGAAAGTGTTGTGTATCAAATTTATCCGGTCAGCTTCCGGGATACCAACGGGGACGGCATAGGTGATCTGCGCGGCATTACGTCCAAATTGGACTATTTGAAAGATCTCGGCGTGGATGTAATCTGGGTATGCCCGATTTATAAATCGCCCAACCATGATAATGGCTATGATATAAGCGATTACTGCGACATTATGAAAGAGTTTGGCACCATGGAGGACTTCGACCGGATGCTGCGAGAAATTCATGCGCGCGGCATGAAACTTATGATGGACCTGGTTCTGAACCATACCTCTGATGAACATCCCTGGTTTCTGGAATCGGCTTTGTCCAAGGACAATCCCAAACGGGATTATTATATTTGGCGCAAAGGGAAGAACGACGGTCCCCCAAACAACTGGGAATCGTATTTCAGCGGATCGGTCTGGGAATACGACGCGAAAACGGACGAATATTATCTGCATCTGTATTCTAAACACCAGCCGGACCTGAACTGGGAGAATGAGACGGTCATCGACGAGCTGCACAACATGGTGCATTGGTGGCTGAAAAAAGGGGTGGACGGCTTCCGGTTTGACGCTATTGCCCATATCGTCAAAGCGCAAGGCTTTCCAGATGCCTCTAATCCATACAATACCAAAACGGTGCGGGCCTACGAGCTTTTCTCCAATCTGGAGAAAGTACACACACTGCTGCAGAACCTGAATGATAAGGTGCTCTATTTCTACGATATTATGACGGTTGGCGAAACCTCGGGTCTTGGACCGGAGCAGGCGCTCGATTACGTGGGGGATACCAGGCGGGAGCTCAATATGGTTTTTCAGTTTGAACATATGTTTCTGGACGCCATGTCGGCCGGGAGCGGGAAATGGGATTATAAACCCTGGAACCTGCTCGACTTGAAGAAAGTCATGAGTCTTTGGCAGACCGTCCTTCATAATAGAGGCTGGAATGCCAACTATCTAAATAACCATGACCAGCCCAGATCGGTCAGCCGCTTTGGCAACGACGGGAAATACCGGGTGGAATCGGCTAAAATGCTGGCGACATTTATCCATACGCTTGAAGGCACGCCGTATATTTACCAGGGTGAAGAAATCGGCATGACCAATGCTGATTTTACTTCCATTGAGGACTATAGGGATGTCGAAACCCTCAATTTCTATCAGGAAAGAATGCTGGAGGGCATGCCTGAAGAAGAGCTGCTGCAGAAGATCAAACGAAAGAGCCGCGATAACGCAAGAACGCCGATGCAGTGGGATGACAGCGAACATGGCGGATTTACGACCGGCACACCTTGGATCAAGGTGAATGGCAATTATAAGGATATCAATGTAGCCAAGGCCGTTAAAGATCCGGATTCGATCTATCATTACTACCGCAAGCTGATTGCCCTGCGTAAAGAACATAAAGTGATTGTTTATGGCGAATACAAGCTTTTGCTGCCGCTGCATCCGGAAATTTACGCTTACACCCGGACGCTTGAGGAGGATGGACTACTCGTGCTGCTGAACTTCTTTGACGAGGAGCCTGTCTGTGAACTGCCGGACGATATTCGGGGCAAGGAGCTGGAGCTGCTAATTTCCAATTACCAGCCGCAGCCGGGTGAGTCTATCGACAAGCTGAAGCTCCGTCCCTATGAGGCCCGAGTCTATAAGTTTAAAGTATGAGGATAGAAATGAATGCCGGATACAGGAGTGAGGAGAGACATGATTTATGATTGTTTGATCATAGGGGGAGGTATGGCAGGGCTGCAGGCGGCTATTCAGCTGGGCCGCTATTCTGTCCACCGCATCCTTGTGGTTGATGCCGGAACAGGCCGTTCAACGTTATGCCGGGAATACCATAATCTGCTCGGCTTCCCGGAAGGAATCTCCGGGGAGGAGCTGCGGAGCAGGGGCAGACGGCAGGCCGAGTCTTTCGGGGTTGAATTTACGGAGGACCGGATTGTGCAGGCCGAGAAGGCCAATGAGGGCTTCCGATTCACCGGAGCTTCAGGCAGCCGTTATGAATGCCGTACTGTACTGCTGGCCACCGGGCTGTCGGACCGTTATCCGGACATCCCGGGGCTGGAGCCAACCTTCGGGCGCAGCGTGTATGTATGCCCGGATTGTGACGGCTATGAAATTCAGGACCGGAACACGCTGGTTATCGGATCGGGCAATCCTGGCGCCAACATGGCGCTGCTCATGGCTGAACGGGCCAGAAGCCTGATCTACATTAATCATGAGAAAGCCCATGTGGATGAAGAGAAACACCGTCTGATGCATCAAGCCGGTATTCGTTACATGGAGCAGGAAGTGACAGAGATTATTCATGAAAATGACGGATACATCCAGGGCGCCATGCTGGAAGATGGCTCCTTGGTGGAAGCCGAGCGGGGGTTCATCGCTTTTGGCGGCAACCATGTCCATTCGGAGCTGGCAGAGCAGCTTGGGGTAGAACTCCATCACAATCGTCATGTGGAGGCTAATCCCCGTTCCAAAATGACGAATGTGGAGCACGTCTGGACCGCCGGCGATCTGGGGGTACACTCCGAGCTCGTTACGGCTGCCATGGGAGACGGGGCGATTGCCGCGGTTTGGATCAACAAAACGCTGCGCAAGCTGGAGCACGGATAAGCAGGCAGCTAAAGAACAGGTGCAGTACCAAATAAGTATCAAACAAAAAGCCGGAAGCCGCAAAAAAATGCGGCCCGGCTATTGTTTGATTGCTTATCAGCCTCAGATTCGCTATCAGGTTCTGCGGTTCTCTACACTCTTCATCCGGTTCTGATCATCATCCTGACGGTCGGTGCTGAACTCTTGTCCGGCCTCCACTTCGCCGCCTTCTGAAACGGACCTGGCGAAATTGGCAAATTCTTGTTTCTGCTGATTTAATTCCTGCTTGTGCTTGAGCAACTCATTTGGATCTTGAGTAGTCATTTGGAACTCCTCCTTTGAAGTTTCGGTGCACATTTATTATTACCCGGGGGAGGACGGGACAAACTTTTTGCGGGTGAAGAATGCCGTTTTGCTGAATGTCGTTTTATGGTATATTGATGATATTTATAGCAGTGCAGCAGCGGTCGGGAGGCATCGTGCCTTCCTTGCGGGATGAAGCGGAGGAGAAACAGCATGTCAGATCTTATTTATGAAATCAAAGACGCCGAGCTCGGCGACTTGGGAAGAATTGTCGAGATTTACAATTCCACGATTGCGGGGCGTCAGGTCACAGCTGATCTGGAGATGATCACGACGGAAAGCCGGATTTCCTGGTTCGAGCAGCACAGTCCGGAACTCCGTCCTTTATGGGTACTTACAATTGACGGACAAATCGCGGCGTGGCTCAGCTTCCAGTCTTTCTATGGAAGACCGGCTTATCTGGGCACGGCGGAGATCAGCATTTATATTGCTGAAGAATACCGTTCAAAGGGACTTGGCAGTATTCTTGTACGTCATGCAATCAACAAATGTCCGGAGATCGGCGTACATACCCTGCTCGGCTTCGTGTTCGGCCATAACGAGCCAAGTCTGCGGCTGCTTCGCAAGTTCGGCTTCGAAACCTGGGGCCATTTGCCAAAGGTGGCGAACATGGACGGGATTGAAAGAGATTTGATCATCGTCGGGCTGCGGGTAGTGGAATAGAAAAAGAAAACCGTCCGGAGTCATCCGGACGGTTATTCTTTTACACGGCAGGATCTGCCGTCTCCAAGCTTTTTCTTCTTCGGTACAGAAGAATCAGCAGGGCTGAGCCTGCAAAAGCGGCGCTTACCAGCCAGAGCGGGATGCGCGGGTCGATTGTGTAAGCCCAACCTCCAATAATGCCGGCCGGCGAGGTGAGCAGCAAAATAAACACAGAGAGCATCGAGAACATTTTGGCTCTCTTTTCATCATCAATTGCATTCTGGACGGCCGCTTCCAGATAAGGCGAGCTGATCATAAGTCCCACTGCCGAAAGCACCGTACTGGCTCCCACCCAGACCAAATTGCCGGTTGGATAAAGCACCAGCATCACATTGGATACCACGGACAACCAGAAGCCTGCGGTCATGGCCCGAGTCTCTGCGGAGGATGAAATCTTCGGCATGATCAGCCATAAGGCCAGCAGCATTATCGCCGAGGACACAGCCGGAAACAATGAAATCATTCCGCTTCCCATATGTAAATAATCTGCGAGATATAAGGACAGATAGGTCGTTTTCAGCGTGGCCTGAAAGTTAAACAGGATGTACACCCCAAAGATCAGCAGCAGGCTTCTGCTGCGCAGCATTTCTCCGATCGAGCCCCAGTAATCCGCCAAAATTTCTTTGAACCCGAGCTCCCGGGTTTCCTTCATCTTCCGAAGACCGATTTCCGTTTCCCGCGTCGTCAAATGGCGGCCGATAAATTGGATCGTCATCATGACGCAGGCTAGCACATACATGATCCGTACGCCGCTCACCAGTCCGTAGTGGGCGACGAGCAGTCCGCCCAGCGGGGCAAACAATCCTCCGATCACGCCGATGATTTGCAGCAGCGTAAAGACGTAAGTTCGCTCGGACGGCTTGGAGTCTTCAACGATCAGGCAATAGAATGCGGTGTTCGGCACTCGCTGAAATCCGTTAAGAAGAGCGGCGGCCACAAACAGCCAGACGTTATGCGAGACGGCCCATAATAAAGTGGCCAGCGTCCAGCTGAGCAGATCGAAATACAAAATCGCCCGCTTCCTGCCCATTCGATCCGTTAAATATCCGCTGATCAAAGAGGAGAATACTTGTACCACCAGCCCGATACTCGTGATCCATCCGATGGCGGTTTCCGTTAACCCAAGCTCATACATATACAAGGTGGCATAGGTGGTAAACATGCTGTAAGGAATCAGAAAAAGCGGCTCGAAAGCCAGAGATCCTCGGCTGTTCCCCTTAAGCCGGCTAAAAATTGGTCGCATTCGTTCAGGTCCCCCGGTCTACTAAAAGCTGAATTGGTCTATGCTGGCAAAACTATGTAAATGTTACTATAGTCTCTGCCGAAGCACAACCAGCATTTTTAGACATGTTTTCCCCAGACGATATGGGGGTTAACAGTCAATAAGCGGGTAATGTATAGAACATATGAGGAAACAGGAACCAGAAACAGGGAACCAGGAAACAGAAGATGGTCAGACGGGAGGTGTTTCTCCGGGCCTGAGCAGGAACCGTTTTTTAAGGCCTGGGAGGAGTTTAAATGGACATTGTTAAACTGATTGTGGTTATTTTGCTGATTTTATGTACGGCCTTTTTTGTGGCATCCGAATATTCGGTAATCCGGGTGCGTATATCCCGGATCGACCAGCTGGCAGCGGCGGGAAACAAGAAGGCGGCGGCCGTGCAGAGCATTCTGAGCAAACTGGACGAATACCTGTCGGCCTGCCAGCTCGGCAATACGTTGACAGCGCTGGCTTTAGGTTGGCTTGGGGAGTCAACCATTGAGCATTTGCTTGCTCCGGTATTCGAGCTGCTGCACGTGCCGGCTTCGATCGAATCCGTGATTTCCTTTCTGATTGCGTTCATGCTGCTGACGTTCTTTGAAGTCGTGGTCGGCGAGCTTGTGCCGAAATCGTTTGCGATTCAGATGGCGGAGCCGATGGCGATGTTTTTCAGCCGGCCGCTTATTGTTTTTTATAGATTGACTTATCCGATCAACTGGTTTCTGAGCCGTTCTTCCCGCCTGATCACCGGATGGTTTGGCGTGAAGCCGGCCGGACAGCATGAAACGGTGCAGACGGAAGCGGAGCTGCGGCTGGCCTTGTCCGAGGGCTACAAAAGCGGTCAGATCAATCCCTTTGAATACCGTTATCTGAACAATATATTTGAGCTGGACAAATTGGCCGTGCAGGGCATTATGGTTCCGAGAACAGAGATCAAGTCGGTTCCTCGGGATACGCGGCTGGCGGATTTTCTGAAAAATGAGGAAAGCTCCCGTTTTGCCTATTATCCGGTTACGCTCGACCATGACAAGGATCGGATTGTAGGGATCGTGGATACACGCGAGCTGCTCGGAAGTTTTATCCGCAGGAAGTCGGACGGTTCAGAGATGGTCGGCCAATTCACGAAACCTGTCATTCACGTGATCGACACGATCAGAGCCCAGAATTTGCTGCTGAAGATGCAGAAAGAAGGCATCAAGATGGCGGTGCTGCAGGATGAATTCGGCGGTACGACGGGTATCGTGACCATTGAGGATATCATCGAAAGCATTATCGGCGAGATCGGGGACGAGCCTTATTCGGCCGATCAGGCAGATGAGATCATCGAGCTTGAAGAGGGCTTATACCGGATCCATCCCAAAACCCCGCTGCATGAAATCAATAACCGGCTGCATGCCGGGCTTGAACCCGGTGAAGCGCACACGCTCGGCGGATGGATGCTGACCCGGAAATACGATATTGTAACCGGGGGCAGTCTTCGTTCCCGCAATTACTTGTTTACCGTTAAGGAGATGGAACGCGGACAACTGAAGTGGATTGAAGCACGCCGATTGTCCCGCGAGGAACAGGACGCGATGAAACAGACTGGAATGAAACAAAGCGGGCCGGAAGGAACCGAACACTAGAATAGAGGCATCCACCGTGAAAAATAAAATCTGCCCCCGTGGCTTCGGGTGAAACCGGAAGCAGGGGGCTTTTCAGGTTCGACGCTACAGCGGTTTTATTTGTTGCCGTTTTGATCCTGCTCAAAGGCAGCAACGGAATCAGCATTCGGATATACGTAAGGAACCGAAGGCTGCGCGGTGGCGTTTATTTGCGCGGCATCAATTTTTAATACCTGCTGGCCGCCGACCGTCTCGACATTGATTTTTCCGGTCACCTTTACCCAGGTGTCCTTGTTGAACGAAACAGCATTCTGCGGGGACTTGACCAGAACGCCAAAAGGAAGAGCGTCGGCCGTGCAGCATAAAACGAGGAACCGTCCAACGGCAAATTCTCCGGCTGGCTGCTCGAGTGCAGTGTCTTTATACACAAAGCCGGTCAGTGAAATGGATTTGCCGATAAAATCCTCTTTATACAGTTCTATCGCTCCAATGGTTTCCGAATAGATATCCGGTGTCACGTTGATGATCGGCTTTGCATAAAGAAGAGTCGCAAGCCAGGCGAATTCTTCGTTATATTCATCGGGCGCCGTAAAGACCTTCGCAGGTCTGACCGCCTGATTTGAAGATCCAGCCCCGGCTCCGGACCCCGCCCCGGACCCCGCCTCTTGCGGCGCTTCTTCTGCCGCCGGCCTTAGTGCGGCTTTCTCTTTGCTGACATGCTCCTCCTGAAGCGGGGAGGTCAGCGAGAAGCCTTTGGTAGACGCAGCCGCGCTGCCAAGGGCACGGTTGGGCATCAAGGCGCCGAAAGCGACCGGCAGCAGGAACAACACATAAATGGTCATTCTTTTGAACAACGATTTGGGCACCTCATGGCTGCAGCCGCAGACCGGATCGTCATCCGGAGCAATGGCCCGGTAGGCCGTAAATACTGCCATAAGCCCGAGCAGAATCGGGCAGAGCAGCATCCATTTTTCCATCCGGGGGGCCAGATAGTAATGCAGAGCATTGGTTTTGACCAGGCTGCCGATATAGAGAGCTAAAGCGAACATAAGGGCCGCCTGCAATCCATAATGCAGCCTGGACGAAGGGGAAATGTTCATAACAAACCTCCTTCCGGCATAAATGAATTAAGAAATCAGGAACCGGTCCGTAAGCAGACAGCCGGCCAGCACCAGGGGAGGAACGATCAGCATCAGACCGATAACAAATTTGGTTTTAAAGGCGGACAGCAGCATCAGCATGTTCTTGAAATCCAGCATAGGTCCCAGCACCAGGAAGGACAGCAGGGCGCCATGTGAGAATGTATGCATAAAGGTAGAGGCTACAAAGGCATCCGAGGTGGAGCAAAGCGATAAGATAAAACCCAGGCCCATCATAAAGGCATAGGAAGCCGCAGGTCCGCTGCTGTAAGCGGCCAGTGCATCGCGGGAGACGAAGGTTTGCAGGGCGGCCGTGATCAGGCAGCCGATAATAAGGTATTTGCCCGCATCAAGAAAATCATCCGAAGCATGCTGGAACAAAGCGGCAATCCGGGTCTTGAGCGAGTGGCCGCCGCCGAACCATTTCACTTCGATATGTTCATGTCCGGAGCTGTCAGCAAGCGTGTGACGAAGCGGGTTTCTCCGCACTGTCAGGTACAGGATGAAGCCGGCCGCCGCCGAAACGAACAGGGCAATGCCAAGCCGGGCGTAGACCATTTCCGGATGCCCCTGAAATGCAAGGGCAGTTGCGCCAAATACGATCGGATTCACGATCGGCCCGGACAGCAGAAAGACGGTGGCCACATAAGCCGGCATGCCTTTTTGCACAAGCCTTCTTACAAGTGGAATCATACCGCATTCACAAACGGGGAACAGCGCCCCAAGCAGACAGGCCATAGCAATACCTGCTACGGGGTTTTTCGGCCATTTGCGTGCCAGGAAATCCTCAGGCATGATAAGATGAATCATAGAAGAAACGAGTGCTCCAAAAAGGATAAAGGGCACCGCTTCGAGAAATATACCGAGGAAATGATTTTTAAAAGTGGCCAAACCGGCGCTTCCAGCCAAGGCGCTCAATTTGGGCGCCATGACAACCAGGCAGGCCAAGAACAAAGAGAAAGGGAGGATCAGGGAAACCCGTTTCAAAACCGCAGCAGCATTCATTATTCACACTCCGATTACGCTTTTAGAAGTTCTTGTCCTCTATCTATTGTATTTGCGCATCAAGCCGAATATGACTTTCCATTCTAGCATTCTCTTTTTTGGACCAGCCGATTTTGCCTCTCGATTTGTTAGTCAGCGATTAACGAAACTTCACACAGGTTAAACATGAGTATCGACCATTCCGAACATAAGGCTCTCCAGTAATGTAGAAGAGGGTATCCTTGACAACCAAACAAACCGGCAAATTTGCGGTTTCCATCCATGGAAGAATTCCGAATGTATGAAGAAACTGGAGGAGGCAGACAGGATGAAAAAAGAAGTCGTAGCCATGCTGTTAGCCGGCGGACAGGGGAAACGCCTGAAGGGGCTGACTAAATCCCTCGCCAAGCCGGCTGTTTATTTTGGCGGCACATACCGGATCATAGATTTCCCGCTCAGCAACTGTACCCACTCAGGCATCGACACCGTTGGTGTTCTGACTCAATATGAGCCGCTTGTCCTGCACTCCTATATTGGGGTAGGCAGCGACTGGGACCTGGATCGAAGAGGCGGTGGTGTATACGTTTTGCCTCCACATGAAAGGGAGAACGGCAGCAGCTGGTATCAGGGAACGGCAGACGCCATTTATCGGAATATGAATTTTATCGAGCAGTTTGACCCTGAACATGTGCTTGTCCTGTCCGGCGACCATATCTATAAAATGGATTACAATGAAATGCTGCATTTTCACAAAGAGAAAGACTCGGACTGCACGATTTCCGTTATTGATGTAACCGTCCAGGAAGCGACGCGGTTTGGCATTTTGAATACGAACGATGATTTAAGCATCTATGAGTTTGAAGAGAAACCAAGTGCGCCCAAAAGCACGCTGGCGTCTATGGGCATCTATTTGTTCAAGTGGGAGGTGCTGAAGCGTTTCCTGATCGAAGACAAAAAGACGGAGACGTCCTCGTATGATTTCGGGAAGGACATTATTCCGCTCCTGCTGGCAAACAACA
Encoded proteins:
- a CDS encoding TIGR03943 family putative permease subunit, whose translation is MNISPSSRLHYGLQAALMFALALYIGSLVKTNALHYYLAPRMEKWMLLCPILLGLMAVFTAYRAIAPDDDPVCGCSHEVPKSLFKRMTIYVLFLLPVAFGALMPNRALGSAAASTKGFSLTSPLQEEHVSKEKAALRPAAEEAPQEAGSGAGSGAGAGSSNQAVRPAKVFTAPDEYNEEFAWLATLLYAKPIINVTPDIYSETIGAIELYKEDFIGKSISLTGFVYKDTALEQPAGEFAVGRFLVLCCTADALPFGVLVKSPQNAVSFNKDTWVKVTGKINVETVGGQQVLKIDAAQINATAQPSVPYVYPNADSVAAFEQDQNGNK
- a CDS encoding NAD(P)/FAD-dependent oxidoreductase yields the protein MIYDCLIIGGGMAGLQAAIQLGRYSVHRILVVDAGTGRSTLCREYHNLLGFPEGISGEELRSRGRRQAESFGVEFTEDRIVQAEKANEGFRFTGASGSRYECRTVLLATGLSDRYPDIPGLEPTFGRSVYVCPDCDGYEIQDRNTLVIGSGNPGANMALLMAERARSLIYINHEKAHVDEEKHRLMHQAGIRYMEQEVTEIIHENDGYIQGAMLEDGSLVEAERGFIAFGGNHVHSELAEQLGVELHHNRHVEANPRSKMTNVEHVWTAGDLGVHSELVTAAMGDGAIAAVWINKTLRKLEHG
- a CDS encoding GNAT family N-acetyltransferase; this translates as MSDLIYEIKDAELGDLGRIVEIYNSTIAGRQVTADLEMITTESRISWFEQHSPELRPLWVLTIDGQIAAWLSFQSFYGRPAYLGTAEISIYIAEEYRSKGLGSILVRHAINKCPEIGVHTLLGFVFGHNEPSLRLLRKFGFETWGHLPKVANMDGIERDLIIVGLRVVE
- a CDS encoding MFS transporter; its protein translation is MRPIFSRLKGNSRGSLAFEPLFLIPYSMFTTYATLYMYELGLTETAIGWITSIGLVVQVFSSLISGYLTDRMGRKRAILYFDLLSWTLATLLWAVSHNVWLFVAAALLNGFQRVPNTAFYCLIVEDSKPSERTYVFTLLQIIGVIGGLFAPLGGLLVAHYGLVSGVRIMYVLACVMMTIQFIGRHLTTRETEIGLRKMKETRELGFKEILADYWGSIGEMLRSRSLLLIFGVYILFNFQATLKTTYLSLYLADYLHMGSGMISLFPAVSSAIMLLALWLIMPKISSSAETRAMTAGFWLSVVSNVMLVLYPTGNLVWVGASTVLSAVGLMISSPYLEAAVQNAIDDEKRAKMFSMLSVFILLLTSPAGIIGGWAYTIDPRIPLWLVSAAFAGSALLILLYRRRKSLETADPAV
- a CDS encoding hemolysin family protein, with the protein product MDIVKLIVVILLILCTAFFVASEYSVIRVRISRIDQLAAAGNKKAAAVQSILSKLDEYLSACQLGNTLTALALGWLGESTIEHLLAPVFELLHVPASIESVISFLIAFMLLTFFEVVVGELVPKSFAIQMAEPMAMFFSRPLIVFYRLTYPINWFLSRSSRLITGWFGVKPAGQHETVQTEAELRLALSEGYKSGQINPFEYRYLNNIFELDKLAVQGIMVPRTEIKSVPRDTRLADFLKNEESSRFAYYPVTLDHDKDRIVGIVDTRELLGSFIRRKSDGSEMVGQFTKPVIHVIDTIRAQNLLLKMQKEGIKMAVLQDEFGGTTGIVTIEDIIESIIGEIGDEPYSADQADEIIELEEGLYRIHPKTPLHEINNRLHAGLEPGEAHTLGGWMLTRKYDIVTGGSLRSRNYLFTVKEMERGQLKWIEARRLSREEQDAMKQTGMKQSGPEGTEH